The Streptomyces rubrogriseus genomic sequence GATGACGGCGCTGGGCCGCTTCGGCACGGCCGACGAGGTGGCGTCGACGGTGGCGTACCTGGCGACCGCCACGTACGTCACCGGCGCGGAGTTCGCGGTCGACGGCGGCCACGCGGCGTAGCCGTCCCCGCGAGTACGCGCGGGGCGCACCGGTGCTGTCCTGCCGGTGCGCCCCGCGGGTTCGGTGTGGCGGCGGGTCAGCCGCCCAGTTCCTGGTGGCGGGCGGCGAGGTGGGCCGCGCCGTCCTCGGTCAGGGAGCCGAACAGGCGCAGCCGGGAGATGCCGCCGTCGGGGAAGATGTCCACGCGCGCGTGGGTGCCGACGGCCGCCTCCGGCAGGACGAAGCGGTGGTTGGTGTCGGGCTGCATCCGGGTGCGCGGGAGCACCTCGCGCCACTCACCCTCCTCGCCGTCCTTCACCGACACCGACGCCCAGCCGGCGCTGTTGCCCTTCAGGTACGCCGTGTCGATCTCGATCGCGCGGATCTGCGAGCGGTCCACCAGGCGGTACTGGATCCAGTCGTTGCCCCGGTCGCGGCGGCGGCGGGTTTCCCAGCCGTCGTCCATCTTGCGGGAGCGGCCCGGCTGGATGGTGTTGGTGGCCGGCGAGTAGAAGAGGTTGGAGGCGTCCTCGACCTGGCCGCCGTTCTCCAGGGCGACCGCGTCGAAGGTGCCCAGCGCGGTGAGCCAGGCGGGGTCCGGGACGACCTCGCCGTACACGCGCAGACGGGCGATGCCGCCGTCGGGGTGCTGCTTGAGGCGCAGGTGCGTGAAGCGCTGCTCGGCCGAGACCGCGAAGCCGTTGGCCGCGTGGCCGCCGACCGGGGTGCGCGGGACGAGGGTCGTCCACTTCACGTCGTCGGCGAGCAGTTCCTCCGGGGAGGGGGAGCCCGCGACCGAGGCGCCCTCGACGGAGACGGCCTGCGGGTAGTTGCCGCGGAAGTGGGCGGTGTCGACGACGATGCCGCGGATCACGCCGGGGGCGCCGAGGCGGATCAGCGCCCAGTCGTGGTCCTCCTCGGTGGGCCAGGGCTGCTCGGCCGAGACACCGCGGCGCCGGCGGGTCTCCCAGCCGTCCATGACCTTGCCCTTGTGCCCGAAGTGCTCGGGGTCGAACTCGGCGGGCTCGGGCACCAGCAGGTTCTCGCGCTGGGCGAAGAACTCGTCGTTGGCGGCGACGACACCCGCGCCGAGCTGCCGGTCGGCAAGGTTGGCGTACTGGGTGAAGGGGAGGTCGGCGGTGCGGTAGTCCGCGTACGGGTCGCCGCCTCCGTAGGGCTGGGCGTCGCCGGTGAAGCTGGCCAACGAGGTGTTCTGCTGGGCCGTCACGGTGATCAGGTGTTCCTTTCGGGGCTGTTCGGGGGGTACTGGGTTCAGGGAGTGTCCGGGCACGTCAGGCCCGGTCGAGGAGCTGTCCCTTCGGGTCGGTGAACGCGCCGTCCGCCACGATGCGCTCACCGCGCAGCCAGGTGGACTTCACGACGCCGTACAGGGTCTTGCCCGCGTACGCGGTGACGCGGTTGCGGTGCTGGAGGGCGGCCGGGTCGACGGTGAAGGTCTCGTCCGGGGCCAGCACGGCGAAGTCCGCGTCGTGGCCCGGCGCGATGGCGCCCTTGCGCGTGTCGAGCCCCACCAGGGCGGCCGTACGCTCCGACATCCAGCGCACGACGTCCTCCAGGCCGTGGCCGCGCTCGCGGGCCGAGGTCCACATGGCCGGCAGGCTGAGCTGGAGTCCGGCGATGCCGCCCCAGGCGGTGGCGAAGTCGTCGGTCTTGAGGTCGGCGGTGGACGGGGAGTGGTCGGTGACGACGCAGTCGATCGTGCCGTCCGCCAGCGCCTGCCAGAGCAGGTCCTGGTTGGCGGCCTCGCGGATCGGCGGGCAGCACTTGAACTCGCTGGCGCCGTCCGGCACTTCCTCGGCGGTGAGGGTGAGGTAGTGCGGGCAGGTCTCGACCGTCACCTGTACGCCGTCGGCGCGGGCCTCGGCGATCAGCGGCAGGGCGTCGCTGGAGGACAGGTGCAGCACGTGCACCCGCGCGTTGAACCGCTTGGCCTGCGCGAGCAGGGTCGCGATCGCGGTGTCCTCGGCGTCGCGCGGGCGGCTGGCGAGGAAGTGGGTGTACTTGGGGCCGCCCTGCTGCGGGGCGGCGGCCAGGTGGTGCGGGTCCTCGGCGTGCACGATCAGCAGGCCGTCGAAGGCGGCGATCTCCGCCAGCGACCGGGCGAGCTGCTCCTGGTCGAGGTGCGGGAACTCGTCCACGCCCGACGGCGACAGGAAGGCCTTGAAGCCGAAGACCCCGGCCTCGTGCAGCGGGCGCAGGTCCTTGACGTTGTCCGGGAGGGCGCCGCCCCAGAAGCCGACGTCGATGTGGGCCTTGTCCGCGGCCACCTCGCGCTTGGTGCGCAGGTTGTCGACCGTGGTGGTCGGCGGGATGGAGTTGAGCGGCATGTCGACGAGGGTGGTGATGCCGCCGGCGGCCGCGGCGCGGGTGGCGGTCCAGAAGCCCTCCCACTCGGTGCGTCCGGGGTCGTTCACGTGCACGTGGGTGTCGACCAGGCCGGGCAGGACGACGTGGTCGCCCACGTCCTCGAGCCGGGCGCCCGCCGGGACGGGGGCGTCGTACGGCAGCACGGCCGTGATCTTCTCCCCGGTGACCGCGACGGACGCGGCGCGGGTCCCCTCGGGAGTGATGACGCGCGTCGAGCGCAGCACCAGTTCAGCTTCGGACACCCGGATCCCCTTCTCTGCCTGTACTTGTCTGCCTCTGCCGTCGAATTTCAACGTTCTGTTGAAGGAGTCTTCACTCCCACTCCGAGGCCGTCAAGAGGCACCCTTTGTGACGGCATGCCCAATGACCCCGCTCTGGACGTTTCCACAAAGCGGAATTAGAATTCCAGCAAGCAGAACGTAGCTACGTACAAGCCGGTAGTCAACCGGGTGCCGGGTACGCTTCTTTCCTCCCGCCAGCCTCGAAAGGAACGTGCCGTGCCGACGTCCAGCGCCAGCACCACCGACTCCGCCAGGTCCGCCACCGGTGGCGTCCAGTCCCTGGAGCGCGCCTTCGACCTGCTCGAACGGATGGCGGACGCGGGGGGCGAGGTCGGCCTGAGCGAGCTCTCGGCCAGCAGCGGGCTGCCGCTGCCGACCATCCACCGCCTGATGCGCACGCTCGTGGCCTGCGGGTACGTACGTCAGCAGCCCAACCGCCGCTACGCACTCGGCCCCCGCCTGATCCGCCTGGGCGAGTCCGCCTCCCGGCTGCTGGGCACCTGGGCCCGCCCGCACCTGGCCCGCCTGGTCGAGGAGACCGGCGAGACGGCGAACATGGCCCTGCTCGACGGGGACGAGATCGTGTACGTCGCCCAGGTGCCGTCCAAGCACTCCATGCGCATGTTCACCGAGGTCGGGCGGCGCGTCCTGCCGCACTCCACGGGTGTCGGCAAGGCGCTGCTCGCGAGCTTCCCGGCGGACGAGGTGCGGGCCCTGCTGGGCCGTACCGGCATGCCGGCCGCGACCGACAAGACCATCACCACGCCGGACGGGTTCATCGCGGCGCTCGAGGACGTGCGGCGCCAGGGCTACGCGATCGACGACAACGAGCAGGAGATCGGCGTCCGGTGCCTGGCCGTCCCGGTGCCGGACTCCCCCACCGCCGCGGCCATCTCGATCTCCGGCCCCGCGGGCCGCGTCACCGAGGCCGCGACCGACCGGATCGTG encodes the following:
- the allR gene encoding allantoin degradation transcriptional regulator AllR yields the protein MPTSSASTTDSARSATGGVQSLERAFDLLERMADAGGEVGLSELSASSGLPLPTIHRLMRTLVACGYVRQQPNRRYALGPRLIRLGESASRLLGTWARPHLARLVEETGETANMALLDGDEIVYVAQVPSKHSMRMFTEVGRRVLPHSTGVGKALLASFPADEVRALLGRTGMPAATDKTITTPDGFIAALEDVRRQGYAIDDNEQEIGVRCLAVPVPDSPTAAAISISGPAGRVTEAATDRIVPLLQQVAAELSEALLTSNGSNGNPAA
- the alc gene encoding allantoicase, which codes for MTAQQNTSLASFTGDAQPYGGGDPYADYRTADLPFTQYANLADRQLGAGVVAANDEFFAQRENLLVPEPAEFDPEHFGHKGKVMDGWETRRRRGVSAEQPWPTEEDHDWALIRLGAPGVIRGIVVDTAHFRGNYPQAVSVEGASVAGSPSPEELLADDVKWTTLVPRTPVGGHAANGFAVSAEQRFTHLRLKQHPDGGIARLRVYGEVVPDPAWLTALGTFDAVALENGGQVEDASNLFYSPATNTIQPGRSRKMDDGWETRRRRDRGNDWIQYRLVDRSQIRAIEIDTAYLKGNSAGWASVSVKDGEEGEWREVLPRTRMQPDTNHRFVLPEAAVGTHARVDIFPDGGISRLRLFGSLTEDGAAHLAARHQELGG
- the allB gene encoding allantoinase AllB, encoding MSEAELVLRSTRVITPEGTRAASVAVTGEKITAVLPYDAPVPAGARLEDVGDHVVLPGLVDTHVHVNDPGRTEWEGFWTATRAAAAGGITTLVDMPLNSIPPTTTVDNLRTKREVAADKAHIDVGFWGGALPDNVKDLRPLHEAGVFGFKAFLSPSGVDEFPHLDQEQLARSLAEIAAFDGLLIVHAEDPHHLAAAPQQGGPKYTHFLASRPRDAEDTAIATLLAQAKRFNARVHVLHLSSSDALPLIAEARADGVQVTVETCPHYLTLTAEEVPDGASEFKCCPPIREAANQDLLWQALADGTIDCVVTDHSPSTADLKTDDFATAWGGIAGLQLSLPAMWTSARERGHGLEDVVRWMSERTAALVGLDTRKGAIAPGHDADFAVLAPDETFTVDPAALQHRNRVTAYAGKTLYGVVKSTWLRGERIVADGAFTDPKGQLLDRA